The following coding sequences lie in one Enterococcus sp. 9E7_DIV0242 genomic window:
- a CDS encoding glucosaminidase domain-containing protein: MKRKKSLKRICLASAGLLTASTASAFTGNTIISAQNKTDDSVIESTEQNQEVILDTEIATSYEDLEVSSSSSVEIPPVETTEETTVDESTEETSTEESSTEESDTSTTDSSSDTEESTTDSSTSTSDSSTSSSSSSDTSTSSSSSTSSSSSSSSSSSTSSSSSTTTSSSKPNKPSKPNKPNKPSISNNNNQSGATGGNNSTSTNVVGPTQNVTQYNQTTNATSTNQNGISTAVYYIPRNLTTQAFIDEVAEDAREIAGKNNLYASVMIAQAILESGSGNSALASAPNYNLFGIKGSYEGASVNFLTQEDTGGGDMISIRASFRKYPSYKESLTDYMKLLRGGISGNDNFYSGTWKSKTDSYQDATKFLTGKYATDTSYASKLNSLIEAYDLMQYDELTEKSETFASMDKDVRQKSKKTDLSKKEDSKEMDEKLDILYHVVKKGESLKSISEIYNIPISAILERNQFERRMIFVGQKLVIPTTEVVEETTVVKTEEIVDRSLRSVQQVINSLRGGESNKKSSYNLTASKQKSSSVYEVQSGDTLAKISKKTGISVLSLKEWNNLDQYFLTEGQELVLTPPYATSL; this comes from the coding sequence ATGAAAAGGAAAAAAAGTCTAAAAAGAATATGTCTTGCCAGTGCTGGACTTTTGACTGCTTCTACGGCTTCCGCTTTCACAGGAAATACGATTATTTCTGCACAGAATAAAACAGATGATTCGGTGATTGAAAGTACAGAGCAGAATCAAGAAGTGATACTGGATACAGAAATAGCAACCTCTTATGAAGATTTGGAAGTAAGTTCGTCTTCATCAGTTGAGATACCACCGGTGGAGACTACAGAAGAAACAACTGTAGACGAGTCAACGGAGGAAACAAGTACTGAGGAAAGTAGTACGGAAGAGAGCGATACGTCAACAACCGACTCATCTTCTGATACGGAGGAAAGTACGACAGATAGTAGTACATCGACTTCGGACAGTTCGACTTCGTCAAGCAGTAGTTCGGATACGTCAACAAGTTCTAGTAGCTCGACAAGCTCTAGTTCGTCTTCGTCAAGTAGCTCGAGCACATCAAGCAGTTCAAGTACAACGACAAGCTCTAGCAAACCGAATAAACCAAGCAAGCCGAACAAACCGAATAAACCGAGTATTTCGAACAATAATAATCAAAGTGGTGCAACAGGTGGGAATAATTCTACCTCAACGAATGTTGTTGGTCCTACTCAGAATGTCACACAGTATAACCAGACAACAAATGCAACAAGCACCAATCAGAATGGAATTTCTACAGCAGTCTACTATATTCCGAGAAATCTGACCACACAGGCGTTTATTGATGAAGTTGCAGAGGATGCACGTGAGATTGCCGGTAAGAATAATTTGTATGCTTCTGTAATGATTGCTCAAGCGATTCTTGAGAGTGGTTCCGGAAACAGTGCGTTAGCTTCTGCACCAAACTATAATTTGTTTGGTATCAAAGGCAGCTATGAAGGTGCAAGTGTCAATTTCCTAACGCAGGAAGACACAGGTGGCGGAGACATGATCAGTATCCGTGCCAGCTTCAGAAAGTACCCATCGTATAAAGAATCATTAACTGATTACATGAAGCTGTTGCGTGGCGGTATTAGTGGAAATGATAATTTCTACAGTGGTACATGGAAGAGCAAGACAGACAGTTATCAGGATGCAACTAAGTTTTTGACAGGTAAGTATGCAACGGATACTAGCTATGCATCTAAGCTGAACAGCTTAATCGAAGCCTATGATCTTATGCAGTACGATGAACTGACAGAAAAAAGTGAAACATTTGCCAGTATGGATAAAGATGTTCGACAAAAGAGCAAGAAGACAGATTTATCTAAAAAAGAAGACAGCAAGGAAATGGATGAGAAGTTGGATATCCTCTACCATGTTGTTAAAAAAGGTGAATCTTTAAAATCTATCAGTGAAATATACAACATTCCAATTTCTGCTATTTTAGAACGAAATCAATTTGAACGTCGAATGATTTTTGTTGGGCAAAAGCTGGTTATTCCTACTACTGAAGTAGTGGAGGAAACAACAGTAGTCAAAACTGAGGAAATTGTTGATCGTTCTTTACGAAGTGTTCAACAGGTGATTAATTCACTTCGCGGTGGAGAAAGCAATAAGAAATCATCGTATAATTTGACTGCATCTAAGCAAAAAAGCTCAAGTGTATATGAAGTGCAATCCGGAGATACCTTGGCAAAAATTTCCAAGAAAACAGGAATTTCAGTTCTGTCATTGAAAGAATGGAATAATTTGGATCAGTATTTCTTGACCGAAGGACAGGAATTGGTTTTGACTCCGCCATATGCGACTTCTCTTTAA